GGTGCTGCTCTTTCGATCAGAAAGATGACGGGAAAGCCCATCAAGTATATCTGCGTAGGTGAGAAGACTGACGCTATCGAGCAGTTCTATCCCAACAGAATGGCTGACAGGATCCTCGGAATGGGTGACGTTATGTCGCTTATCGAGAAGGCATCTGCCAATATCGATGAAGAAGCTGCTTCAAAGTCCCTTGAGAGGATGATGAGCAATCAGTATAACCTTGATGATCTTCTTAATCAGTTCGAGCAGATGAAGAACATGGGTTCCATGAAGGATATCCTCGGAATGCTTCCCGGAGTTTCCGGCAAGGTAAGTGAGGATCAGCTCGAAGGATCAGATGCAGTTATCGACAAGAACATGGCTATCATCAGATCCATGACAAAGAAGGAGAGAAAAAATCCCAATCTCCTCAATGCCAGCAGAAGAAAGAGGATCGCAGCAGGTTCCGGTACTACGGTACAGGACGTAAACCAGCTCATGAAGCAGTTCGAGCAGACTGCTAAGATGATGAAGCAGTTCGGTAAGGGCGGCTTCAAGATGCCTAAGGGCTTTGGCGGTATGGGTCGCCTTGGCGGAATGGGCGGCTTCGGAAGAAAAGGTAAGTTCTTCTGATAACAATAAGAATATTACGCCGAAGCCATTCGGCTAATAGATATAAACAACAAAGCATTAAAACAAAAAACTTTTTGGAGGAAAAGACAATGGCAGTTAAGATTCGTTTGAGAAGAATGGGTAAGAAGAAGGCTCCTTTCTACAGAGTAGTTGTTGCTGATTCACGTTATCCCAGAGACGGTAGATTCATCGAGGAGATCGGTACATATAATCCTCTTACAGAGCCCGCAGAGGTTAAGATCGACGCAGAGGCAGCTAAGAAGTGGATCGGTAACGGCGCTCAGCCTACTGATACAGTACGCGCTCTTCTTAAGAAGCAGGGCATCATCTGAGGTTAATGATAATGAGTGATCTTTTAGTTTACATGGCAAAGTCACTTGTAAATAATCCCGACGAAGTCAACGTTAAGAAGACTGAGCGTGGAAATACAGTGATCTTTGAGCTTTCCGTAGCTCCTGACGATATGGGCAAGATCATCGGTAAGAACGGTAAGAGAGCACAGGCTATCCGTTCTATCATGAAGGCTAAGTATCTCAAGACTGGTAAGCGCGTAGTTGTTGATATCGTAGGATGATCAACGACCGCATCATAATCGGTAAAGTTATCGGCGCACACGGTGTAAGGGGCGAGGTAAAAGTCTTCCCGATCACCGATAATGTGCGCCGTTTTACTAAGCTGAAAAAATGTTATCTGGTTACGGATAACGGTACTGTTAAGCAGGAAATGTCCGTAAAGTCTTCGAGGGTCGACAGGGAGAATGCTCTAGTCACATTCGAAGGCTGTGATGACCGCGATAAGGCGTTGCTCCTTAAAGGACTTCTGGTAGCCGTCGACAGAGACGATGCCGTCAAGCTTCCTAAGGGTGAGTTCTTTATCGTTGACCTTATCGGTCTTAGTGTCATAGACGAAAAGCTCGGTGAACTCGGTAAGATCGATGATGTCTATGAGACAGGCGCCGGTCACCATATCCTGAGTGTTAAGAGAAAGGGAAAGAAGGATCTTCAGATACCTTTCCTCAAGACCATCTGTATCGAGACTGATATAGAGCAGGGAATCATGAAAGTTATACTTCCCGACGGGTTGTATGAGATCTACGAATGAGATTCTCGGTGCTGACATTATTTCCCGATCAGGTAACTTCTTTTCTTGATAAGAGCATAACGGGACGAGCTATAGAGAAAGGTATCATATCATTGGATGCCTGTGATATTAGGGATCACGCGATAAATGATTACGGCAAGGTAGATGATACTCTCTATGGCGGCGGCACCGGCATGCTCATGCAGTGCGATCCCGTATATGATTCATGGAAAGAACTCTGTGATAAGGCAGGAAAGAAGCCCTACACCGTATACGTAAGTCCCAAGGGTAATGTGCTCGATCAGCGGAAGGTCATCGAGCTTTCGAAAAATGATCATCTCTGCATCATCTGCGGACATTACGAAGGTATTGATTCCCGAGTTATAGATGAGATATGCGATGAAGAGATCTCGATCGGTGATTATGTTCTTACCGGCGGAGAACTTGCTGCGTGCGTTATCATTGATTCGGTATCGAGGATGATCGAGGGTGTTCTTCCTAATCAGGAAGCATATTCCAATGAGTCGCACATGGAGGGTACACTCGAAGCTCCGCAGTATACAAAGCCCGATACCTGGCATGACATAAAGGTCCCTGAAGTACTGCTT
The window above is part of the Ruminococcaceae bacterium KH2T8 genome. Proteins encoded here:
- a CDS encoding SSU ribosomal protein S16P, which translates into the protein MAVKIRLRRMGKKKAPFYRVVVADSRYPRDGRFIEEIGTYNPLTEPAEVKIDAEAAKKWIGNGAQPTDTVRALLKKQGII
- a CDS encoding 16S rRNA processing protein RimM, which encodes MINDRIIIGKVIGAHGVRGEVKVFPITDNVRRFTKLKKCYLVTDNGTVKQEMSVKSSRVDRENALVTFEGCDDRDKALLLKGLLVAVDRDDAVKLPKGEFFIVDLIGLSVIDEKLGELGKIDDVYETGAGHHILSVKRKGKKDLQIPFLKTICIETDIEQGIMKVILPDGLYEIYE
- a CDS encoding tRNA (guanine37-N1)-methyltransferase, yielding MRFSVLTLFPDQVTSFLDKSITGRAIEKGIISLDACDIRDHAINDYGKVDDTLYGGGTGMLMQCDPVYDSWKELCDKAGKKPYTVYVSPKGNVLDQRKVIELSKNDHLCIICGHYEGIDSRVIDEICDEEISIGDYVLTGGELAACVIIDSVSRMIEGVLPNQEAYSNESHMEGTLEAPQYTKPDTWHDIKVPEVLLSGDLKKIRDYNRIMSYIETMQKRPDMFEKLSISEEDWQKILALKKSL